Below is a genomic region from Periplaneta americana isolate PAMFEO1 chromosome 7, P.americana_PAMFEO1_priV1, whole genome shotgun sequence.
agggtttctgtttaaagattatttgaaaagataaatgatttctttttttatttttgaaaacactctgttgaatctctgcatcagttactagttttgctgcgctatttttcctctggtagtagacatactgaaaacgatggaagatttcggagaTGTCCGTAAATCAactataaacctattgcgcattgtactgtgtgtgacAGACAGCCTCCTGGTAAGATTTATATGGGGCCTGACTTATAAACACATAATAATATTACCAAATTTTACTAGactagtaaaaataattttattgttttactgaATACTGTTTCGTAAATATTCTAGAAAACACATAAagtacgcacactaatattattacttcattactcagttgattctgtatggagttatgtcgcggatggtcatgcaaggtttagtttggttgcattgtgtttgggagtataacatTGGTAGCCAgtgttaagaaactatttgaggttaagtctgacaagcatactgaagtacgcgatATTGGTCTTCTTTAggtttttttatgatactctctctgatatcgaagaacaaagatgtttcttaatgaagattctccacgagcattggctattttaaatcaataatacgATTACACAGTTGcgatgttcttcttttctttcctagcagtaataccaatcgtatccACTACGGTTTAAATTAACTGAGACTCTGTAATatggcacgttgagttaaacgcacggttaggtttaacttaggtttaacataatctttagattagccgtatttataaaaccgggcctaagACACACTGGATTtcagttccgatgccagattgaatcctctcagtttaaattccacctcttagtttgCCTTTAGTGGGCAACCCTCATGTACTGAGTCACAGacgtgtgacagtggcacaatgttcatATGATGAGTTAAGAGGTAATATAAAATGCCCAACAGGCTGACATGTGAGAGTGAATTGTATTCTTCTAGCTGAAAGACAGAAACATTAGTTGGAATAAAGGTCTGTGTTACAGTCACACAGTGTAAAGCATGTGGCTATTGGTCCTGTATCTATATTCAGAGCTATACTATGTAGTGTAGAGAATATGAAGTCTTTAGACGCAAATGCAGATTTCCTTGGGATTAGCAGTGGTGTAAACATAAACACAAATATGggcgtcatttcagtttttgtttgGGGGGTGGGAGCAAGATTTTTTAGGGAAAATCTTACAGGATATATCACATGGCATACTCCCTCCCTATTTGCCCCAAAATGAAGTATTTTCCATACTGTAAACTGAGATGAACTTGACTATAAAAAATTTAtagcatgatatgatatgagatgcactgaacatattgtgacagcgacgtgagattcgaactcacgaccagcgtcccgcaagagagaagatcgcgcggagcacttgggatggcacgcggcggagaggggaaaagggccaacgcggcgagagagtggagcgggagtgcgcgcgcatctggtgctggtagagaggagagggctcgggatttttctggagtgccatctctagagacgcgtggagccttcgaggctacgtcgctgttgctataaattacggacgcgaaggaacgacagcagttttccagtttgcagttttcagttattaagtcagtgagtaagccagagcaagcaagccagacttgtgtgccggagttcgactcgagtgtgcgtccgcatctgcgtcagcatccgaaggcctgagttcgagtgcagtggaccgcagttggagggacctgagttcgagtgcagtggaccgcagttggagggacccgagttcgagtacagtgaactgtctctgaaggtctgtggttcgagatactgtgaactcgagtgactgagatagaagaactgtgaactgagaactggtagttctgatttgtaaatagtgctttgtaaatattagttaagattaacagtacattgttgttactaataaaattcacattggtgtcagaaccgggacattgtcgacaatggagaacctacagcagatcctgcaagccatcgcggaaatgaaagcagaaatgaaagacgaaatgaacaagcacatcagtgagttgaagaacgatataagtgaagtgaaaacggagatgaaaagtgacataagtgaagtgaaaggcgacacaagtgaagtgaaaggcgacataagtgaagtgaaaacggagatgaaaagtgacataagtgaagtgaaaggcgacataagtgaagtgaaaggcgacataagtgaagtgaaaacggagatgaaaagtgacataagcggagtgaaaggcgacataagcggagtgaaagatgacgtcactacgcaaattgaaagcgtttcagcccacgtagatggaattgtcgccatcgtgaaagacgaactcaaagccgaccttgacaacctaaacaagaattttacaactataaacgagacagtaaccgaattgagacaggaggtagaccatttcgacggcaaaatccgcgatctcgagcgtcgtcaagagcagacgagcgagttgctggacaagacgagtgaggtgatggaaaaacacgccgaggaaaacaagcacatactcacgttgatggaccgacatgctgaagaaaacaagcacatcctcgcgttggtggatcgccaggctagagaacagaaacagatagttgccgaggaggttcgacgtgccatgcaagaaacggccacagagttgaggactccatatagtggccctgcggaatcatcgccttcagccagacatcacaacgtcaagacgccaaagttcgacggtacgacgtcttgggcgatattccgtcgccagttcgaggccaccgcagcacataatgggtggacaccagcggagaagactactcagctgctgaccgcgcttcaaggacaggcgtcggagattcttcacagcgttccagaagatgggacagccgctgagataatggcggccctggagggacgttatggtgaccatcaacttgctgcagcatttaggacccaactaaaaacgagggtccaacagtcaggcgagtccctacaagaattcgcgatggcggtggaacaactggccca
It encodes:
- the LOC138703327 gene encoding TATA element modulatory factor-like, translated to MENLQQILQAIAEMKAEMKDEMNKHISELKNDISEVKTEMKSDISEVKGDTSEVKGDISEVKTEMKSDISEVKTEMKSDISGVKGDISGVKDDVTTQIESVSAHVDGIVAIVKDELKADLDNLNKNFTTINETVTELRQEVDHFDGKIRDLERRQEQTSELLDKTSEVMEKHAEENKHILTLMDRHAEENKHILALVDRQAREQKQIVAEEVRRAMQETATELRTPYSGPAESSPSARHHNVKTPKFDGTTSWAIFRRQFEATAAHNGWTPAEKTTQLLTALQGQASEILHSVPEDGTAAEIMAALEGRYGDHQLAAAFRTQLKTRVQQSGESLQEFAMAVEQLAHKALRGLPNDFIAGEAAYTFGSGVRDPEIRQQLLLAEHRTINAALAAALRMEAAKLTANVSASHRIRSVAAADVEERQPKSPERRRRGKMRRWADC